Proteins encoded by one window of Anaerolineales bacterium:
- the dcm gene encoding DNA (cytosine-5-)-methyltransferase produces MDKPKTITNHQARKAGVTVLSRIQALKIGQKMQDLPEALWHDSFRFYVNDDPTRQGGPNLRMIRLDPDQPSLTVTGYIYNKFVHPFEDRFITPREAARLQGFPDDLEFKGTVTSVQQQVGDAVPIELGRALFDALLRVASNLVPKQAVFSALSLFSGAGGLDVAAHQVRGAGSERWQTVACVEHEKDRCATLRGYFGDTMRVFQEAIERLSPRTILEACGVDRSAISLIYGGPPCQAFSQAGKQQGTYDPRGELIFEFLRFVEDISPPLFLMENVSNLKAIAKGKLLETILHRMDQLGYDVDHRVLNSAYYGNAQKRHRLIFFGTKKGLDVQASLPEPTHSRSGDLFGRPPFKTVRQAFEGLPAVDND; encoded by the coding sequence ATGGATAAACCAAAAACAATCACAAACCACCAAGCGCGTAAAGCGGGGGTAACCGTTCTCAGTCGTATCCAAGCCTTGAAGATTGGGCAAAAAATGCAGGATTTGCCTGAGGCGCTGTGGCATGACAGTTTTCGGTTTTATGTGAACGATGATCCGACACGGCAAGGCGGTCCCAATTTGCGGATGATCCGTCTTGATCCTGATCAACCCTCATTGACAGTAACGGGGTATATCTACAACAAATTTGTCCATCCTTTTGAAGATCGGTTCATCACCCCCCGCGAAGCGGCACGCTTGCAGGGTTTTCCTGATGATCTTGAGTTCAAAGGAACAGTGACTAGTGTTCAGCAGCAAGTAGGGGATGCCGTTCCAATTGAGTTAGGACGAGCCTTGTTCGATGCCCTCTTGAGGGTGGCTAGTAACCTAGTACCGAAACAAGCCGTCTTTTCTGCCCTCAGCCTGTTTAGTGGGGCAGGGGGGTTGGACGTTGCCGCCCATCAGGTGCGTGGCGCGGGAAGTGAACGGTGGCAAACCGTGGCTTGTGTGGAACATGAAAAAGATCGCTGTGCTACCTTGCGTGGGTACTTTGGCGACACCATGCGCGTCTTTCAAGAAGCCATTGAAAGGCTCTCTCCCCGCACCATTTTAGAGGCTTGTGGGGTTGATCGCTCTGCGATTTCGTTGATCTATGGCGGACCGCCTTGTCAGGCGTTTAGCCAAGCGGGAAAACAACAAGGAACATATGATCCACGCGGTGAACTCATTTTTGAATTTCTTCGCTTTGTGGAGGATATTTCGCCCCCACTTTTCCTAATGGAAAATGTCTCCAACCTGAAGGCAATTGCCAAAGGAAAACTGCTTGAAACCATCCTTCATAGGATGGATCAACTAGGTTACGACGTCGATCACCGCGTCTTGAATTCTGCTTATTATGGGAATGCTCAAAAGCGTCACCGCTTGATCTTTTTTGGCACAAAAAAAGGGCTAGATGTACAGGCGAGTTTGCCCGAACCAACCCACAGCCGATCAGGAGACCTGTTTGGACGCCCACCATTTAAGACTGTCCGCCAAGCCTTTGAGGGATTGCCCGCTGTAGACAATGACTAA
- a CDS encoding transposase, producing MIRLACGGQEISGKRRQHSDEFKFKVALEASKGHKTVNELASEYKLHPTQISSWKKLLLEEGAGVFSRNTSSRQQEQSVREAELYEQIGRLKMELEWLKKSCPVQLRGGVYCIVRAAPNAWAIY from the coding sequence ATAATCAGATTAGCTTGTGGAGGACAGGAAATAAGTGGAAAACGCAGACAACATAGCGACGAGTTCAAATTCAAAGTAGCCCTGGAAGCGAGCAAAGGGCATAAGACCGTCAACGAACTTGCCAGTGAGTACAAACTGCATCCGACTCAGATCAGCAGTTGGAAGAAACTGCTGCTAGAGGAAGGAGCAGGGGTGTTCAGCCGCAATACAAGTTCCAGGCAGCAGGAGCAGTCCGTGCGTGAGGCGGAACTTTATGAACAGATTGGGCGGCTCAAGATGGAACTGGAGTGGCTGAAAAAAAGCTGCCCAGTTCAGTTGAGAGGAGGCGTATACTGTATCGTACGCGCCGCCCCTAACGCATGGGCGATCTACTGA
- the corA gene encoding magnesium/cobalt transporter CorA — protein MHHIILTTAAGEARPITDPNHLAEVIAEPGNLVWYDIEHADNEDLKRLREVFNFHPLALEDAIHPQKPKIDSYEGYYFIVFYAVRYRPAAAHDPKDKMIGVRQVAMFVGKNYLVTVHKGQIPEVEQTVQRWQNNHQVVGHHIGGVIYALMDAIVDNYFPVIDQLAEVVEGIEGRIFESFDEKALPELFSLKKDLLAMRRVVAPARDVVNVLLRREKPIIELEAIVYFQDVYDHIVRVIDSIDTYRDLLSSALDSYLSIASNRMNQTMRVLTASSIILMSVTLVAGVYGMNFDIMPELRWGNGYPFALGLMVAIALGLVYFFRKKGWL, from the coding sequence ATGCACCACATCATCCTGACCACCGCAGCGGGGGAAGCCCGCCCAATTACCGACCCGAATCATCTTGCAGAGGTCATTGCTGAGCCGGGCAACCTTGTTTGGTACGACATTGAACACGCCGACAACGAGGATTTGAAACGCCTGCGGGAGGTATTCAACTTTCATCCTCTCGCCCTCGAAGACGCCATTCACCCCCAAAAGCCGAAGATCGATAGCTATGAGGGTTACTATTTCATCGTCTTTTATGCGGTGCGTTACCGCCCGGCGGCGGCACACGACCCGAAAGATAAGATGATCGGCGTCCGTCAAGTGGCGATGTTTGTCGGAAAAAATTACCTCGTCACCGTCCACAAGGGGCAGATTCCCGAAGTTGAGCAGACCGTGCAGCGCTGGCAAAACAACCATCAGGTGGTAGGGCATCACATTGGCGGGGTGATTTATGCCTTGATGGATGCCATTGTCGATAACTATTTTCCGGTGATCGACCAACTTGCTGAAGTGGTGGAGGGCATTGAAGGGCGCATCTTCGAGAGCTTTGATGAGAAGGCACTTCCCGAACTATTCTCGCTGAAAAAAGATTTGCTTGCCATGCGGCGGGTGGTTGCCCCCGCCCGTGATGTGGTGAACGTCCTCTTGCGGCGGGAAAAGCCGATCATTGAGTTGGAAGCCATTGTCTATTTTCAAGACGTCTACGATCACATTGTCCGGGTGATTGACAGCATCGATACCTACCGCGACCTGCTAAGCAGCGCGTTGGATTCCTACCTTTCGATTGCCTCCAACCGGATGAATCAGACGATGCGCGTGCTGACGGCAAGCTCAATCATCCTCATGTCGGTGACGCTTGTGGCGGGGGTGTACGGGATGAACTTCGATATCATGCCCGAACTTCGTTGGGGAAATGGCTATCCCTTCGCCTTAGGGCTGATGGTTGCTATTGCCCTGGGATTGGTCTACTTCTTTCGGAAGAAGGGGTGGCTGTGA
- a CDS encoding DUF1461 domain-containing protein, whose translation MTRLKHSLTAFFTLTIPLFLVLGGIRLLVTPAYTRLVYAFPNIAPDPYGFTTEERRQFAVNAVDYLLSGEDVDVLRRLSSADGQILFNERELGHMVDVKVVMNTAFQVGLGVFMVGVLIFFLLPLGGAAKRQMLRRGMVGGGGLALILLAALIVYILIDWNQFFNRFHDLFFAPGTWQFRYSDGLIRLFPIPFWQNAALSLGLIVAIGAGALIGGAVWWGRRVGKTSSDHDGV comes from the coding sequence ATGACCCGGCTAAAGCATAGTCTCACCGCATTTTTCACCCTGACCATCCCGCTCTTTCTTGTTTTGGGCGGGATTCGCCTCCTCGTGACGCCTGCCTACACGCGGCTTGTCTATGCCTTCCCGAACATCGCCCCCGATCCGTATGGGTTCACCACCGAGGAACGCCGTCAGTTTGCGGTGAATGCCGTTGACTACCTTCTTTCAGGGGAGGATGTTGATGTCCTGCGCCGCCTGAGCAGCGCTGATGGACAGATCCTTTTCAACGAACGTGAACTAGGGCATATGGTTGATGTGAAGGTCGTTATGAACACAGCATTTCAGGTGGGGTTGGGGGTGTTCATGGTGGGCGTGCTGATATTTTTTCTCCTCCCGCTGGGCGGCGCGGCAAAACGGCAAATGCTGCGGCGGGGGATGGTCGGCGGGGGGGGGCTGGCACTCATCCTCCTCGCCGCCCTGATCGTTTATATCTTGATCGATTGGAATCAGTTTTTCAATAGGTTTCACGATCTCTTTTTTGCGCCGGGAACGTGGCAGTTTCGCTATTCGGATGGGTTGATTCGCCTGTTTCCGATTCCCTTTTGGCAAAACGCGGCGCTCAGCTTAGGGCTGATCGTCGCGATAGGCGCGGGGGCGCTCATCGGTGGGGCGGTGTGGTGGGGGCGGCGAGTGGGAAAGACCTCTAGTGACCACGACGGGGTTTAA
- a CDS encoding PD40 domain-containing protein, whose amino-acid sequence MSHSQHLVRRVVILAATCLITFAAFSRAAAQDAPSQELLIKLIQYLSSQLGIPVTTIDSYTYEAADFSDTSLGCPLAGENYAQVIVPGWKVKLTIAAITYDMRTSRSGDRIVICAAISAGATATPTLSGEIVITATFPTSPTIEDTFTPTLPPTPTMIPLALFRATQYTIAYPNEWRVTDRGGGEVYFGASPTPVCAGAGMFAAFLGAAGENTPSTLLDDYTPAVTRAEFTAGRTPVRRSGLSAFYIAPCADGTIRQFRVTMFVAYGNAYRVIQFAPQTDYPLWTNAFAEMLNRFGPTTVAAGVIDAPRLPPATSPLALLAHIFGGNVYVGTLVDLPGKPISGGATTANPYREVTVSPRGDALAYIDPNARTLILASPTFGAARVVAGELVTSVGYGYPPAWSPDGREIAFVVGNILQASSWTIRALNIETGTVREIGSAGAVKTSCSAPSPDPAARLMAAEAGYPITGAARPLLAWAKTGYIYISGNCGRGVMSLPAAGGVPEQIAELVYLPALSPNGETLLGAVNSPAPALVAITVADKTVKTLLNVPEGKTITALAWDTNPAYVYVAWSTLREELPANEPTEQARGMAYFGTWDFRVGLYDVQLFQLDLVKSAAKELYAGRGYGIGRIAPSPDGTGILFTLTESAAPLIDAFLNNVAATELLRQAPATQVWWLPLLRGVVGEGQMVAETSGIVWGGNGSAPAPTPTGGASLGGGTNLTRTPSATASPPPTWTPFQTPGATATPPPTSPFGSAPPTNTPRSRTP is encoded by the coding sequence ATGAGCCACAGTCAACACCTTGTACGGCGAGTGGTGATCCTTGCCGCCACCTGCCTGATCACCTTTGCCGCCTTCAGCCGCGCCGCTGCCCAAGACGCTCCTTCCCAAGAGCTTCTGATCAAGCTCATTCAATACCTGAGCAGTCAGTTGGGAATCCCCGTCACGACCATTGATTCCTACACCTATGAGGCGGCGGACTTCAGCGATACCTCTTTAGGCTGCCCACTTGCTGGGGAGAACTATGCCCAAGTGATTGTCCCCGGTTGGAAGGTCAAACTGACCATCGCGGCGATCACCTATGACATGCGCACCAGCCGCAGCGGGGATCGGATCGTCATTTGTGCAGCGATTTCGGCGGGCGCAACCGCCACCCCAACGCTAAGCGGCGAGATCGTGATCACGGCGACCTTTCCCACCTCGCCGACGATAGAAGATACCTTCACGCCTACCCTTCCGCCCACCCCCACGATGATCCCTCTAGCGCTCTTTCGGGCGACACAGTACACCATTGCCTACCCAAACGAGTGGCGGGTGACGGATCGCGGCGGCGGTGAGGTGTATTTTGGGGCATCGCCAACGCCCGTTTGTGCTGGGGCGGGGATGTTCGCCGCCTTTCTGGGTGCAGCCGGAGAAAACACCCCAAGCACGCTGCTGGATGACTACACCCCCGCCGTGACGCGGGCGGAATTCACCGCCGGACGCACCCCCGTCCGGCGCAGCGGCTTGAGCGCCTTCTACATTGCCCCTTGTGCCGATGGGACGATTCGCCAGTTTCGGGTGACGATGTTCGTCGCCTATGGGAACGCCTACCGCGTGATTCAGTTTGCCCCGCAGACGGATTACCCCCTTTGGACGAACGCCTTTGCCGAGATGCTGAACCGCTTCGGTCCGACGACGGTAGCGGCGGGGGTGATCGATGCGCCGCGCCTGCCCCCGGCTACCTCCCCGCTTGCCCTTCTTGCGCACATCTTCGGGGGGAATGTCTATGTGGGGACGCTGGTTGACCTTCCGGGCAAGCCGATCAGCGGCGGGGCGACGACGGCAAACCCTTACCGCGAGGTGACCGTCTCCCCGCGTGGGGACGCACTTGCCTATATTGACCCTAACGCCCGCACACTAATCCTTGCTTCGCCCACCTTTGGGGCGGCGCGGGTCGTCGCAGGGGAACTCGTCACCAGTGTGGGGTACGGTTACCCACCCGCATGGAGTCCCGATGGGCGGGAGATCGCCTTTGTTGTCGGGAATATTCTGCAAGCCTCAAGCTGGACGATTCGGGCGCTCAATATCGAGACAGGGACAGTGCGCGAAATCGGCAGCGCGGGGGCGGTGAAAACGAGCTGCTCTGCGCCCTCGCCCGATCCGGCGGCGCGGCTTATGGCGGCGGAGGCGGGCTACCCGATCACCGGCGCAGCACGCCCACTCTTGGCATGGGCAAAGACGGGCTATATCTACATCTCTGGGAATTGCGGGCGGGGCGTCATGAGCCTTCCGGCAGCGGGCGGCGTTCCCGAACAGATCGCGGAACTTGTTTACCTTCCGGCGCTCTCCCCAAACGGGGAGACGCTCCTTGGCGCTGTGAATTCGCCCGCGCCGGCGCTGGTGGCAATCACGGTTGCCGATAAAACGGTGAAAACCCTGCTGAATGTCCCAGAGGGAAAAACGATCACAGCACTGGCGTGGGATACAAACCCCGCCTATGTCTATGTAGCGTGGTCAACGCTGCGCGAAGAACTCCCTGCCAACGAGCCGACAGAACAGGCACGAGGGATGGCATATTTCGGGACGTGGGATTTCCGCGTGGGACTGTACGATGTCCAACTCTTTCAGCTTGATTTGGTCAAAAGCGCGGCAAAAGAACTCTATGCCGGACGCGGCTACGGAATCGGGCGGATCGCACCGAGTCCTGACGGGACGGGCATTTTGTTCACCCTGACGGAAAGCGCCGCGCCGTTGATTGATGCCTTCCTGAACAATGTTGCGGCGACGGAACTGCTGCGCCAAGCGCCCGCCACACAAGTGTGGTGGCTGCCGCTGCTGCGGGGCGTTGTTGGCGAGGGGCAGATGGTTGCCGAGACGAGTGGGATTGTGTGGGGAGGGAATGGCTCTGCACCCGCCCCAACGCCGACGGGAGGGGCATCGTTGGGCGGAGGGACGAACCTCACCCGCACGCCTTCCGCCACCGCCAGCCCACCGCCAACCTGGACACCCTTCCAAACACCGGGGGCAACGGCAACCCCACCCCCCACCTCGCCCTTTGGCTCTGCCCCGCCGACAAACACGCCGCGTTCGCGCACACCCTAA
- a CDS encoding esterase family protein: MNREYHRWYSPSLNRDMEMLVFGHAGARVLVFPSSMGKFFEWEDRGMIGTLSHQIENGFLQLYCIDSIDSESWYARWAHPSGRAYRHTQYFWYIHNEVLPLTRQKNSNPFMIYTGASFGAYHAMTFGLKYPEQTGRIVALSGVYDIRRFTGGYSDDNVYFNNPIQFIPNEHNHDRLEHMRRIDIIMAGGKEDRLIHSAREMSGTLWNKGIGNALREWDGWAHDWPYWQQMIAAYIGGHD, translated from the coding sequence ATGAATCGTGAATATCATCGCTGGTACAGCCCGTCCCTGAATCGGGATATGGAAATGCTTGTGTTTGGTCATGCCGGGGCGCGTGTCCTTGTGTTTCCCTCTTCGATGGGGAAATTTTTCGAGTGGGAAGATCGGGGGATGATCGGCACGCTCAGCCACCAGATCGAAAACGGATTCCTCCAACTTTACTGCATCGACAGCATCGACAGCGAGAGTTGGTACGCACGGTGGGCGCACCCAAGCGGACGTGCCTACCGCCACACACAGTATTTCTGGTATATCCACAACGAGGTGCTGCCGCTGACCCGCCAAAAGAACAGCAACCCCTTCATGATCTACACCGGGGCGAGCTTTGGCGCCTACCACGCCATGACCTTTGGCTTGAAGTACCCCGAACAAACGGGGCGCATCGTCGCCCTGAGCGGCGTCTATGACATTCGCCGTTTCACGGGCGGCTACTCCGATGATAATGTCTATTTCAACAATCCGATCCAGTTCATCCCCAACGAACACAACCATGACCGTCTAGAACACATGCGGCGGATTGACATCATCATGGCGGGCGGCAAAGAAGATCGCCTGATTCACAGCGCCCGTGAAATGTCGGGAACGCTCTGGAACAAGGGAATTGGCAACGCCCTGCGCGAATGGGATGGGTGGGCGCATGATTGGCCCTATTGGCAGCAGATGATCGCCGCCTACATTGGTGGTCATGATTAG
- a CDS encoding DUF5519 family protein, with protein sequence MPNDLISALTTIRETVGGWEGVSAAPHRFGGTEFRLGAVELGHFHRNGMVDILFSRAIREALLAEGRAEAHHLLPKTGWISFYIREEGDSERALWLFQLAYVQKRIKRDRVIHADVKTMLAHLNLSDSMRPLIAQDKMDSTTDAD encoded by the coding sequence ATGCCAAACGATCTGATAAGCGCCCTAACGACGATCCGCGAAACCGTTGGCGGGTGGGAAGGTGTCAGCGCAGCCCCCCACCGCTTCGGGGGGACGGAATTCCGTTTGGGGGCGGTTGAACTTGGGCATTTTCACCGCAATGGGATGGTGGACATCCTGTTCAGCCGTGCCATCCGTGAGGCGCTGCTTGCCGAAGGGCGTGCCGAGGCACACCATCTTCTGCCCAAAACGGGCTGGATCAGCTTTTATATTCGGGAGGAGGGGGACAGTGAACGGGCTTTGTGGCTGTTTCAGCTTGCTTATGTTCAGAAACGAATCAAGCGGGATCGGGTGATTCACGCCGACGTAAAAACGATGCTTGCCCACCTGAATCTCTCCGATTCAATGCGCCCCTTGATCGCACAAGATAAAATGGACTCCACTACCGACGCGGATTAA
- a CDS encoding HU family DNA-binding protein, translating into MTKTDLIAQVAKDADVTKDAAATIVNAILESIVDALKKGEKVTLTGFGTFEVRNTAARTGTNPRTKEKIQIPAGKRVSFGVGTTLREAVSGKGK; encoded by the coding sequence ATTACCAAAACCGATCTCATCGCTCAGGTGGCAAAAGACGCGGACGTGACTAAAGACGCTGCTGCCACCATCGTCAACGCTATCCTTGAGAGTATTGTGGATGCGCTGAAAAAAGGCGAAAAAGTGACGTTGACCGGCTTCGGGACGTTTGAAGTGCGTAACACCGCTGCCCGCACTGGGACCAACCCGCGCACAAAAGAAAAAATTCAAATCCCTGCTGGTAAGCGCGTCAGCTTTGGCGTTGGAACCACCCTTCGTGAGGCGGTGAGCGGCAAAGGCAAGTAG
- a CDS encoding isoaspartyl peptidase/L-asparaginase: MPISLIVHGGAGMHADADFAAVQETCLQAVSAGRSLLLAGKSALDAVEAAVRVLEDAPVFNAGYGAVLNAEGVAEMDALVMEGAKHRVGALGAVRRIKNPVSAARLVMERSPHHLLVGEGAEQFAAAQGVTLVQPESMIAPNRLNDPFNEGGDTVGAVALDAEGHIAVAVSTGGIRGKLPGRVGDSPLPGAGAWADDPLGGACSTGWGETIIRSLLSVRAVDLLATHPTAQSAADAVMPIFARYDGDGGLIMVDKAGGVGFAHNTPLMPVAWFEGEMLHVVMRRS, from the coding sequence ATGCCCATTAGTTTAATTGTTCACGGCGGAGCGGGGATGCACGCCGATGCCGATTTTGCCGCCGTTCAAGAGACCTGTTTACAAGCGGTCAGCGCCGGGCGGAGTCTGCTGCTTGCCGGAAAAAGCGCCCTCGATGCCGTCGAAGCTGCCGTGCGCGTCCTTGAAGATGCGCCTGTCTTCAATGCGGGCTATGGCGCGGTCTTGAATGCCGAGGGTGTTGCTGAGATGGACGCGCTGGTGATGGAAGGGGCGAAACACCGTGTTGGGGCGCTAGGGGCAGTGCGGCGTATCAAAAACCCCGTCTCGGCGGCACGCTTGGTCATGGAACGCTCGCCCCATCATCTCTTGGTCGGTGAAGGTGCAGAGCAGTTTGCCGCCGCGCAGGGGGTGACTCTTGTCCAGCCAGAGTCGATGATCGCCCCCAACCGCCTGAATGACCCCTTCAACGAGGGCGGTGATACCGTTGGGGCGGTGGCGCTGGACGCTGAGGGACATATTGCTGTCGCTGTCAGCACGGGGGGGATTCGGGGAAAACTCCCCGGACGGGTGGGCGATTCGCCGCTGCCCGGCGCCGGCGCGTGGGCGGATGATCCGCTTGGTGGGGCATGTTCCACTGGGTGGGGCGAGACGATCATCCGTTCCCTTTTGAGCGTGCGTGCGGTAGACCTTTTAGCAACACACCCTACGGCTCAAAGCGCTGCTGATGCGGTCATGCCCATCTTCGCCCGTTATGATGGCGATGGGGGTTTGATTATGGTTGATAAAGCGGGCGGGGTGGGCTTTGCCCATAACACACCGCTGATGCCTGTTGCTTGGTTTGAAGGGGAGATGCTCCACGTCGTTATGCGCCGATCCTAA
- a CDS encoding MFS transporter has product MSQITQSITKFIARPSEIPSDVELHNRRLLYIEILFAGVLGGVITFNATFAVRLGATKEHIALLNSIPALVAALFSIPTALFVQRRVNRERWIFRSLFALRLGYGLLAAVPLLFGATQTAAVAVVIWIILLNIPTIFFQNGFQALLAELVPSERRAMVFSMRTAIWSAVVVVTSILAGQWLDWIAFPLNFMILYGFGFLVAMGSNWLVGNLIIPPRKTTMIALSKKGQSAPAALPTERARLTTPVARLLFNTGIYQSGLWLSNGLFAVFYIEILHASNGWIGLNLAVGSFGVVLGNFLWARLLRRRSMTWGLKRAILFTWFFPIGVAVFPYFDTILILNLLVNLGHPGVELCTISLMMKVGSDETRTVYMSWYNTVIQISAFVAPLVGVWIAQRYGIQVAFLIASLLRIIGATLFYVRPVVESSGG; this is encoded by the coding sequence ATGTCACAGATCACGCAGTCCATCACAAAGTTTATCGCCCGCCCCTCGGAAATTCCTTCGGATGTTGAACTCCACAACCGCCGCTTGCTTTATATCGAAATTCTCTTCGCTGGCGTCTTAGGCGGCGTTATTACCTTTAATGCCACCTTCGCCGTTCGCTTGGGGGCAACCAAAGAACACATTGCCCTGCTCAACAGCATCCCGGCGTTGGTGGCAGCACTGTTCAGCATCCCTACGGCGTTGTTCGTCCAGCGGCGGGTGAACCGCGAGCGGTGGATTTTCCGCAGTTTGTTTGCCTTGCGTCTGGGCTATGGCTTGTTGGCAGCCGTCCCCCTTCTGTTTGGGGCAACGCAAACGGCGGCGGTTGCTGTCGTGATCTGGATCATTCTGCTGAACATCCCGACGATCTTCTTTCAAAATGGCTTTCAGGCGCTCCTAGCAGAGCTTGTCCCCTCCGAGCGGCGGGCGATGGTCTTTTCCATGCGCACGGCTATCTGGTCAGCCGTCGTCGTCGTCACTTCCATCCTTGCTGGGCAGTGGCTGGATTGGATCGCCTTTCCGCTCAATTTTATGATTCTCTACGGCTTCGGCTTTCTTGTGGCGATGGGCAGCAATTGGCTCGTTGGCAACCTGATCATCCCCCCTCGCAAAACGACAATGATCGCCCTCTCCAAAAAAGGGCAGTCCGCCCCCGCCGCGCTCCCCACTGAACGCGCCCGCCTGACGACGCCCGTTGCTCGTTTGCTCTTTAATACCGGCATTTACCAATCCGGGTTGTGGCTTTCCAATGGCTTGTTCGCTGTCTTTTATATCGAAATCCTCCATGCCTCCAATGGCTGGATCGGCTTGAATCTGGCGGTGGGAAGTTTTGGCGTCGTGCTTGGGAATTTTCTATGGGCGCGTCTGCTGCGGCGGCGCTCTATGACGTGGGGATTAAAACGGGCGATTCTATTCACGTGGTTTTTCCCTATAGGTGTGGCAGTTTTTCCCTACTTCGATACCATTTTGATTCTGAATTTGCTGGTGAACTTGGGTCATCCGGGTGTCGAACTCTGCACGATTAGCCTGATGATGAAAGTAGGCAGCGACGAAACGCGCACCGTCTACATGAGTTGGTACAACACGGTGATCCAGATCAGCGCCTTTGTTGCTCCCCTTGTGGGGGTGTGGATCGCCCAACGCTATGGGATTCAGGTGGCATTTTTGATTGCCTCTCTGCTGCGCATCATCGGGGCGACACTTTTTTATGTTCGTCCAGTGGTCGAATCCAGCGGGGGATAG